The window GATTCCTTCGGTAGGCTCTGTCAAATAATTTATGCACCTTAACAGGGTGGATTTCCCGGTTCCAGAAGGACCCAGGACCGCCACCACTTCTCCCTTTCCAATGGTTAAATGAATGTCCTTTAATATGGCGGTCTTTCCGTCAAAGGACTTGGTTAAATGGTTAATTTCAATCACGGAAAGCCCCTCCTTTGGCCGGTTATTCCTGAATCAGCTTCGTCATGTCGGAATACATCCATTTGGTAATGATTTTAGAAGTGGTTCCATCCTCCATCATCTGGTCCAGTACCTTGTTGACTTCATCGCAGAGAGCCTGTCCCTCGTCGTTCTTTTGGAAAAAGTAGGCAACGTTATTGGACATAAGGCGCTCATCCAAAATGTGAAATTTCATATTCTGAAGGTTTTCATACTTATAAACAAGGCTGTCTGTGGTTGCCATGGCATCGATTCTCTTTAAATATAGGTCCTGGTATCCGGTATCACTTGTCTCATAAACTGTAACCTTCCAATCGTAGGTTTCCGCCATGGCTTCCACAGACACCTGGGAGGCCTGGCCCTGAGCCACGCCGATGGTCAGCCCCTTTAGCTGATCAAAGGAATTTACATCGGCCTTATCCTCATTGACAATGATGCACTGGGCATCTCCATAGTAGGGGTGGGATGTGATGTATTTCTCCATACGGGCCGGCGTTGTTGCAAAGCAATTTGCCGCTGCGTTCACACGCCCCGTATCCAGTTCACCGAAGAGGGCGGAAAACTCCACCTGCTTTGGTTCTACCTCCCAGCCTGTACGCCTGGCAATCTCGCTCCACATCTCCGCATCAATGCCTGTCCACGTCTTGCCGTCATCGCCAAGAAGACTGTAGGGCTCCCCGGAACCACCGGTGGCAACGATGACCTTACGGGTCTGGTTCGTCTCGCCTGCAGTACTTGCGCTATCTGCAGCGCCCGTAGTATCCGCTGCTGCTTTTGTGGATTCCGCCGAAGATGGTGGATTGGCCGGTGCCGGACTGCTGCTGCAGCCTGCCAGAAGAACAGCAGTCATTGTCAGTAAAAAAGGTAACATTTTTTTCATTTGAATTTCCTCCCTTTATGGTAAAAGATTAATACATCTGTGTGCATTTCCAGTCAAGGACCTTGTGGATCCTGGTAAGAACCAGAACCAGCAGCCAGTAAATCAGCATAACGGCCAGATAAATCTCAAAATAACGGAAAGACTGGGCGCCTTCGCTCTTTGCCTGTCCCATGACATCCCGTATACCCAGCATGAACGCCAGAGATGTTGCCTTCAGCAGGTTGATCAAGTCATTAAACAGGGACGGCAGGGCCACACGAAAAGCCTGGGGCAGAACAATCCGCAGGATTGTCTGAAGCTCCGTCATGCCCAGCATGGCCGCCGCTTCTTTTTGTCCCGGTTCAACAGAAAACAAAGCCCCGCGGATGCTCTCGGACATAAAGGCCCCCGTGTTCAGGCTCAAAACCAGGGCAACAGCTGTCATCGGCTCCATATTCAGCACGATCTCGCTGAGGCGGGCCAGACCATAGTAAAAGAAATACAGCTGGGCCACCAGGGGCGTTCCCCGCAGCACGGATAAGTAGAAACGGGTCAATGGATATAAAACCTTAATTCTGTAATAACCGATGACAGCAATGACAATTCCGATAACCAGAGAAAAAACAGCCGCCGTAAAAGTCAGGCTGAGAGTCACCTGCAGCTTTGACGCAATTTTAGGAAATACTTCAAGAAAATAAGAGAAATCAAACAACTCTGTATTCTCCTTTCATATGTATTGAAAGACCATTTTTCATTGTACCATTCTTCTCAGGCAGGGACTAATAGAAAAAAAGCATATAGATATTTGATTTTTCTATATATCTCAACAGACTGTATTAAGGTCTTAAATCTGCATCACTTCCAATCTCCATGTTTATCGGTATACTAAAAAGTGCCGGTCATCAGGCATACATCTTCCGTTTCCCAGCACTTTCGTAAATTCATTTATATATTACATACGATATGGCTGTCCTCATCCCCTTAAGGCTGCTCCTATAGCCCCTGCATAACGGGACAGAGAGGACGTCTCAACCGGATAACCCACCTGCCTCTCCAAAGCTGCCGGAAGCCCGTAAAGCGCTGACAGCCCGCCGGTTAAAAGCACCGGAGATGCAAGATCCATGCGGCCCGCCAATGTCATGACGCGGGTGGCCACGGATTGAAGGATCCCCCCGGCAATTTCCTCCCGGCTTTTTCCCGATGCCAGAAGGGAAACGATTTCTGAATCGGCAAACACGGCACACATGCTGCTGAGCGAACAGCATTTACCAGCTTTCAATAGCTCTGATAAATCCGATAAATCAATACCCATGCGGTGGGAGGACATCTCCAGAAAACGGCCCGTACCGGCGGCGCATTTATCATTCATCTGAAAGGAGACCACCTTTCCCTGTTCCACCGATATGACCTTGGAATCCTGACCTCCGATGTCAATGACCGTCCGTACCCCTGGCATAAGGTACTCAGCCCCCAGGGCATGGCAGGTGATTTCCGTCACCGCTTTGTCTGCAAAATCGATTCCCACCCTGCCGTACCCGGTGGCAATGACCTGCATCTCCTGACGGACTGTCCCCGCTTCCTCCATCAGTTCCGCAAGGACCGCCCTTGCCGTCTCTTTTGGGCTCCAGCCCGTAGGCTTCACGCACATAGCCGCAATGGTTTTATCCTTCATCAGAACTCCCTTACAGGTGGCTGAGCCGCAATCAATTCCTGCTGTTATGCCCCCCATTGCTACAGCATCTCCACAAATGCGCCGGCGCGGGTGGAAAGCTGGCCGATGTCAGAGGTTCCATAATCCGTTTCCAGATGAAGGTAAGGAATATTCCTTTCCTTTAAAAATGTTTTCACCGTATAAGATTCCACCGCATAGGTATGACAGGCCTGCAAGGTCATCTCCACCACACCGTCTACTTGAAATTGGTCACACAGACGGCCAAGAAGCTCGAACCGGTTAGGGTTGGGAGTCATGACGGAACAGCCTATGTTCAAATAATGGTCAGCTATGTTGGTGATGGGATCTCCCTCCTCCCGGCACTGGCGGTCCATCTGCTTGGCGCCGGTGCAGTTTTCAAAGGCAACCACAACGGCACCTGCATCCTCAATCACCTTTACCACCTTTTCCGTCACCCCGCCCATGGGACAGCCGGTGATCAGAATCCGGGGCGCCTGTTCCGGAATGGGCCGTTCTCCATTGCAATAGGCCTCCTTTATGCTGTCAATGGCATTCTGTATCTCATCCACTTTTTCCTGCCAGTCAAACTTAAACTGGGCACCAAAGAGAATCTGCAGCTGCCGCAGACCGCTGATAGGAGGCGGGCACATGGTACTGAGCTCATACACTTCTTTTAAAAGCCTGCGCTCCACATTACGCTTGCGTATGGCTTCTTTAAGCATTTCATCCGTAATTGCAACACCGAAATCCTTTTCCACACGCTCAACGAGCCTTACCATTTCTGCCCGCCAAAGAGCCTTGGCTTCGGGGGTGTTCTGACGGTGTGGAAGTTCCAGGACGTGAACATTCTTGGTCTGTCCAAGGAGCTCATACATCTTCACCTTGCCGTCACAAGTCGTCTCGCCCACTACCAGATCGGAAAAATACATATAGGGGCATTTGTCCGTAATCGCAAAGCCATAACTGGATTTGATGAGGGGACATAAGTTGGCAGGCAGCACCTTTTCCGCCTCCGGTATGGTCTCGTCACTGGTGGAGCAAAGGCTTACGCTCACTAAATCCGCGGCCATAAAAATCTCCAGAGGAGTATAAGTACAGAACTGGCCCACCACCCCCTTGCCTGAACATTTAAGTTTCTTCATGGCGAGAAACCCGTTTTTTCTTGCTTCTGCGAAACTGTCAAATACCCTGGGTAATTCCGTATTCTTCTGAACCATAGCTGTCTTGTATGATATATCTTGAAACAGATAACCATACTTTCCTTTCCTTTTAAATTTACATTAAGTAGTTATCTCAATAATCTTTTCAAAGGGGTTGTTAAACTCCCTGATATACACGACCGGAGTTCCGCTTTTGCTTACAATGATGCTTTCAACCATGATGATGGGGGTATTCAGCTTAACATGAAGCAGATTAATATATTTTACAGGCACCGTAATTGGCAGAAACTTTTGTGTGACCGAGCCTTCGTCAATGTATCCTTTTAAATCCAAAAGCTTATTTAAGTTATTATAATCGCTGTCATTGATCAGACTTTGAATCAAATAGATTTCCTCAACGCTTAAGGGCTTTCCGTTCTTCCGGTTTAAGCGGACGATCCGGATCATCCGGTCCTCAGGCCCGATTTCCAGATAAGAAGCCATCGTTTCATCGGAAAAGCAGGAACTGAAATAGATCACATTGTAATCGTAGGTATCATCTATGGGCTTATTCAGAGTTTCCGCCGATGTGTTTTTCTTCATCAGCCTTTGATCTGCAACAAACGTCCCTTTATTTTTATCTCTGTATAATACTCCCTCTTCCACCAGTTCATTTAAAGCATTACGCACAGTCATGCGGCTGGCCTTATACCGGCCAGCCAGTTCCCGTTCAGAGGCAATAGGGGTATTGACAGACGCATCCTTAATTTCTTCCATAAGGTCCTGTTTTATTTTCTGATATTTCGGAGCCCCCATTGTATCACCTCTTATCCCCATTCATTCTCTTTTGCCTTCCAAAGGCAGCCGCCAAATGGACAGGCGGGCATATCGCCTCAGCTCGTTTTCTTCCCATGAATAAAGCTCTCCATGGACGAAAGCATCCTGGAAATCCTCTTTTTTGAACTTCTTTGATAAAGCCAGG of the Lacrimispora indolis DSM 755 genome contains:
- a CDS encoding GntR family transcriptional regulator; protein product: MGAPKYQKIKQDLMEEIKDASVNTPIASERELAGRYKASRMTVRNALNELVEEGVLYRDKNKGTFVADQRLMKKNTSAETLNKPIDDTYDYNVIYFSSCFSDETMASYLEIGPEDRMIRIVRLNRKNGKPLSVEEIYLIQSLINDSDYNNLNKLLDLKGYIDEGSVTQKFLPITVPVKYINLLHVKLNTPIIMVESIIVSKSGTPVVYIREFNNPFEKIIEITT
- a CDS encoding transporter substrate-binding domain-containing protein, producing the protein MKKMLPFLLTMTAVLLAGCSSSPAPANPPSSAESTKAAADTTGAADSASTAGETNQTRKVIVATGGSGEPYSLLGDDGKTWTGIDAEMWSEIARRTGWEVEPKQVEFSALFGELDTGRVNAAANCFATTPARMEKYITSHPYYGDAQCIIVNEDKADVNSFDQLKGLTIGVAQGQASQVSVEAMAETYDWKVTVYETSDTGYQDLYLKRIDAMATTDSLVYKYENLQNMKFHILDERLMSNNVAYFFQKNDEGQALCDEVNKVLDQMMEDGTTSKIITKWMYSDMTKLIQE
- a CDS encoding acyl-CoA dehydratase activase; the encoded protein is MGGITAGIDCGSATCKGVLMKDKTIAAMCVKPTGWSPKETARAVLAELMEEAGTVRQEMQVIATGYGRVGIDFADKAVTEITCHALGAEYLMPGVRTVIDIGGQDSKVISVEQGKVVSFQMNDKCAAGTGRFLEMSSHRMGIDLSDLSELLKAGKCCSLSSMCAVFADSEIVSLLASGKSREEIAGGILQSVATRVMTLAGRMDLASPVLLTGGLSALYGLPAALERQVGYPVETSSLSRYAGAIGAALRG
- a CDS encoding amino acid ABC transporter permease, which codes for MFDFSYFLEVFPKIASKLQVTLSLTFTAAVFSLVIGIVIAVIGYYRIKVLYPLTRFYLSVLRGTPLVAQLYFFYYGLARLSEIVLNMEPMTAVALVLSLNTGAFMSESIRGALFSVEPGQKEAAAMLGMTELQTILRIVLPQAFRVALPSLFNDLINLLKATSLAFMLGIRDVMGQAKSEGAQSFRYFEIYLAVMLIYWLLVLVLTRIHKVLDWKCTQMY
- a CDS encoding double-cubane-cluster-containing anaerobic reductase codes for the protein MVQKNTELPRVFDSFAEARKNGFLAMKKLKCSGKGVVGQFCTYTPLEIFMAADLVSVSLCSTSDETIPEAEKVLPANLCPLIKSSYGFAITDKCPYMYFSDLVVGETTCDGKVKMYELLGQTKNVHVLELPHRQNTPEAKALWRAEMVRLVERVEKDFGVAITDEMLKEAIRKRNVERRLLKEVYELSTMCPPPISGLRQLQILFGAQFKFDWQEKVDEIQNAIDSIKEAYCNGERPIPEQAPRILITGCPMGGVTEKVVKVIEDAGAVVVAFENCTGAKQMDRQCREEGDPITNIADHYLNIGCSVMTPNPNRFELLGRLCDQFQVDGVVEMTLQACHTYAVESYTVKTFLKERNIPYLHLETDYGTSDIGQLSTRAGAFVEML